In bacterium HR11, a single window of DNA contains:
- a CDS encoding NAD(P)H-dependent FMN reductase produces the protein MEVVRVLGIAGSLRRGSYNRALLRAAQELLPDGMTLEVFDLRDIPPYDMDVEQQGLPPSVAALKTAIRQADALLIATPEHNWSVPGVLKNAIDWASRPPGDNSFQGKPVALMGASTGLYGTVRAQLHLRQVLTSLDAYVLNRPQVLVARAQEKFDAEGRLIDEPTRTLVRNLLVALRDWTLRLRGTA, from the coding sequence ATGGAGGTCGTTCGGGTCCTCGGCATCGCCGGAAGCCTGCGGCGGGGCTCCTACAATCGGGCCCTGCTCCGAGCCGCCCAGGAACTCTTGCCCGACGGGATGACCCTGGAGGTCTTCGACTTGCGGGACATCCCGCCGTACGACATGGACGTCGAACAGCAGGGCCTGCCTCCCTCCGTGGCGGCCCTGAAGACGGCCATCCGGCAGGCCGACGCCCTGCTGATCGCGACTCCCGAACACAACTGGTCCGTCCCGGGCGTCCTCAAGAACGCCATCGACTGGGCGTCCCGGCCGCCCGGAGACAATTCCTTCCAGGGAAAGCCCGTCGCCCTCATGGGCGCTTCGACGGGCCTCTACGGGACGGTCCGGGCCCAGCTTCACCTCCGACAGGTCCTGACGTCCCTGGACGCCTATGTCCTGAACCGGCCCCAGGTCCTCGTGGCCCGCGCCCAGGAAAAGTTCGACGCCGAGGGCCGCCTGATCGACGAGCCGACCCGGACGCTTGTCCGAAACCTGTTGGTCGCCTTGCGGGACTGGACGCTTCGGCTCCGGGGGACGGCATGA
- the ntaB gene encoding FMN reductase (NADH) NtaB codes for MDVEAKKRALRMITYGLYVLTAADGDEVAAGTVNWLSQASFEPPLVMVGIKVGSHLHALIERTGAFAVNVLAADQKAIAQDFFRTTKVEDGKLSGHPFEPGPATGAPLLVELPAWWEARVVDKVARGDHTVYVAEVVEAGVRRPDAKPLVMWDTGWYYGG; via the coding sequence ATGGACGTGGAAGCCAAGAAGCGGGCCCTCCGCATGATCACCTATGGCCTGTATGTCCTGACGGCGGCCGACGGCGACGAGGTCGCCGCCGGTACGGTTAATTGGCTGTCCCAAGCGTCCTTTGAGCCCCCGTTGGTGATGGTCGGCATCAAGGTCGGCAGTCATCTCCACGCCTTGATCGAGCGGACGGGCGCCTTTGCCGTCAACGTCTTAGCGGCCGATCAGAAGGCCATCGCCCAGGACTTCTTCCGCACGACGAAGGTGGAGGACGGCAAGCTTTCGGGCCATCCCTTCGAGCCAGGACCTGCGACGGGAGCGCCCTTGCTGGTCGAACTCCCGGCCTGGTGGGAGGCCCGGGTCGTCGATAAGGTCGCCCGGGGGGACCACACGGTCTACGTCGCTGAGGTCGTCGAGGCCGGTGTGCGCCGTCCGGACGCCAAGCCCCTCGTGATGTGGGACACGGGCTGGTACTACGGCGGATGA